The following are encoded together in the Oreochromis niloticus isolate F11D_XX linkage group LG12, O_niloticus_UMD_NMBU, whole genome shotgun sequence genome:
- the piwil1 gene encoding piwi-like protein 1, which translates to MTGRARARSRGRARGQETAAPGASQAQEPAPAAAPPPEAGDLGGRGRQKGAPGPFSAEALLQISAGFQQVKLGERGGRRRDFHDAGVNTRQAMEHVKESKCGVTGNPIQLTANFFRILSRPQWVLYQYHVDFKPQMESRRLRSALLFQHEETLGSARSFDGALLFLPNRLHSKETVVHSETRNGEKVQITITLTNELPPSSPVCIQFYNIIFRRILRILNMQQIGRNYYSPSDPLNIPQHKLTIWPGYTTNILQYESSIMMCTDVSHKVLRSETVLDFMVSLRQQCASQRFTEICEKELIGLIVLTKYNNKTYRIDGIAWDHTPSNTFKRGDADISFKNYYKSQYGLDITDENQVLLISYVKKMGPAGAPPPGPAMLIPELCYLTGLTDKMRADFSIMKDLSTHTRLTPEQREGRLNRFITNIQRNADAQAELDKWGLSFDKQLLNLAGRVLPVERIYQGSRSYDYNPWAADWAKEMRGLAVISAPPLSNWLFFHTRRNSNEASSLLQTLSRVSGPLGIPMGKPVMIQYEDHQESLLAALRHNVGPQIEMVVVVLPNNRKDKYDSIKKFLCVDCPTPSQCVLARTLSRPQALMTVATKIALQMACKMGGELWSVEIPLKQLMIVGIDCYHDTAAGKRSIGALVASLNQSMSRWFSKCVLQHKGQEIMDGLKKTLTAALKEYLRFNGCLPSRVIVYRDGVGDGQLHSVVNYEVQQIMDSITSMGQDYNPKLSVVVVKKRISSRFFAHINGKVSNPPPGTIVDSEVTRPEWYDFYIVSQAVRSGSVSPTHYNVVYDTSGLKPDHMQRLTYKLCHMYYNWQGIIRVPAPCQYAHKLAFLVGQSIHREPSMKLDDQLFYL; encoded by the exons ATGACTGGCAGAGCACGAGCAAGATCGAGAGGAAGAGCGCGTGGGCAGGAGACTGCAGCACCTGGAGCG aGTCAGGCCCAAGAGCCGGCACCAGCAGCTGCCCCTCCCCCAGAGGCAGGGGACCTGGGTGGTAGAGGGAGGCAGAAAGGTGCTCCAGGACCCTTCAGTGCAGAAG cTCTTCTACAGATCTCAGCTGGATTTCAGCAGGTGAAGCTTGGAGAAAGAGGTGGACGCCGCCGGGATTTTCATGATGCAGGCGTTAACACGAGGCAGGCAATGGAGCATGTGAAGGAATCCAAATGCG GAGTAACTGGTAATCCCATTCAGCTGACTGCAAACTTCTTTCGCATCCTGTCCCGCCCTCAGTGGGTTCTGTATCAGTACCATGTGGACTTCAAACCACAAATGGAGTCGCGACGCCTGAGATCTGCGCTCCTCTTCCAGCATGAGGAAACACTTGGCTCAGCACGGAGCTTCGATGGAGCTCTGCTTTTTCTGCCGAACAGATTGCACAGCAAG GAGACAGTGGTCCATAGCGAGACCAGAAATGGCGAGAAGGTTCAGATAACAATCACCCTGACGAATGAACTGCCACCCTCTTCACCAGTGTGCATTCAGTTTTACAATATCATATTCCGAAG GATTTTGAGAATTCTCAACATGCAGCAGATTGGACGCAACTACTACAGCCCCAGTGATCCCCTTAACATCCCACAGCACAA GTTGACCATCTGGCCAGGGTACACCACCAACATCTTGCAATACGAGTCATCTATCATGATGTGCACTGACGTGAGCCACAAGGTGCTGCGCAGTGAGACAGTCCTCGACTTTATGGTCAGCTTGAGGCAGCAATGTGCAAGTCAACGCTTCACTGAGATCTGTGAGAAGGAGCTTATCGGGCTCATAGTCCTCACCAA GTACAACAACAAAACCTACAGGATTGATGGTATTGCTTGGGATCACACTCCCAGCAACACATTCAAGAGGGGAGATGCTGACATTTCCTTTAAGAACTACTACAAGAGT CAATATGGCCTGGACATCACTGATGAAAACCAGGTGCTGCTGATCAGCTATGTGAAGAAGATGGGTCCTGCTGGAGCGCCACCTCCTGGTCCAGCCATGCTTATCCCAGAACTGTGCTACCTAACAG GGTTGACTGATAAGATGCGGGCTGATTTCAGCATCATGAAGGACTTGAGTACCCACACCAGACTGACCCCAGAGCAGAGGGAGGGACGCCTCAACAGATTTATCACTAATATACAAAG GAACGCTGACGCACAGGCCGAGTTGGATAAGTGGGGACTCAGCTTTGATAAGCAACTTCTAAATCTGGCTGGCAGAGTCCTCCCTGTGGAGAGGATTTACCAGGGGTCAAGATCG TATGACTACAACCCCTGGGCCGCTGACTGGGCCAAAGAGATGCGTGGATTAGCTGTGATCAGCGCTCCTCCGTTGAGCAACTGGCTCTTTTTTCACACCCGTCGTAACAGCAATGAAGCCAGTTCTCTTCTACAGACCCTCAGCAGAGTCTCAGGCCCACTGGGAATCCCCATGGGAAAACCTGTCAT GATACAGTATGAAGATCATCAGGAGTCTCTCCTCGCAGCCCTGCGGCACAATGTTGGACCCCAGATAGAGATG gtGGTGGTAGTCCTCCCCAACAACAGGAAGGATAAGTATGACAGCATTAAGAAGTTCCTTTGTGTGGACTGCCCCACTCCCAGCCAGTGTGTGTTGGCCCGTACCCTCAGCCGACCTCAGGCACTCATGACTGTAGCTACCAAGATTGCGCTGCAGATGGCTTGCAAGATGGgaggagaactctggagtgtgGAAATCCCT CTCAAACAGCTGATGATCGTGGGCATCGACTGCTACCATGACACCGCTGCTGGGAAAAGGTCTATTGGTGCTCTAGTGGCCAGTCTCAACCAAAGCATGAGCAG GTGGTTCTCAAAGTGTGTGCTGCAGCACAAAGGTCAGGAGATCATGGACGGGCTGAAGAAGACTTTGACTG CTGCCCTGAAAGAGTATTTGAGGTTCAACGGCTGTCTGCCTTCACGCGTCATCGTTTACCGAGATGGAGTGGGGGATGGGCAGTTGCACAGTGTGGTGAACTATGAGGTTCAGCAGATCATGGACTCCATCACGTCAATGGGGCAAGACTACAA CCCAAAGCTGagtgtggtggtggtgaagaAGCGCATAAGCAGCAGGTTTTTCGCCCACATAAATGGAAAGGTGTCCAATCCTCCTCCTGGCACCATCGTTGACTCAGAGGTCACCCGGCCAGAGTG GTATGACTTCTATATTGTGAGCCAGGCTGTTCGCAGCGGGAGTGTCTCACCAACCCACTACAATGTCGTGTATGACACCAGTGGACTCAAGCCAGATCACATGCAGCGGCTCACCTACAAGCTGTGCCACATGTACTACAACTGGCAG GGGATCATCAGAGTGCCCGCTCCCTGCCAGTACGCCCACAAGTTGGCTTTCCTTGTGGGTCAGAGCATCCACAGAGAGCCCAGTATGAAACTGGATGACCAGCTTTTCTACCTTTAA